The proteins below come from a single Asanoa ferruginea genomic window:
- a CDS encoding SUKH-4 family immunity protein has translation MRRARPDELGPMGLPDQVCRVVSALGAPVSCGDYFAAEPWSFLDAGLRPSGSSSRLRTFGTGWNDTTAFCLDSETPTVHGVVVQDGRIVDELYVNRDYATFMAFLCHLRVLLDVYQQVSVEAYLREVPVVRDHLARLDKDALVDGAWWVGLVEEFDMV, from the coding sequence GTGCGGCGGGCCCGGCCGGATGAGCTGGGGCCGATGGGCCTGCCGGACCAGGTGTGCCGGGTCGTGTCCGCGTTGGGCGCTCCGGTGAGCTGCGGCGACTACTTCGCCGCCGAGCCGTGGAGCTTCCTCGACGCCGGGCTCCGCCCGTCCGGGTCTTCGTCGCGGCTGCGGACGTTCGGCACCGGTTGGAACGACACGACGGCCTTCTGCCTCGACAGCGAGACACCCACGGTGCACGGCGTGGTCGTCCAGGACGGCCGGATAGTCGACGAGCTCTACGTCAACCGCGATTACGCCACGTTCATGGCGTTCCTGTGCCATCTGCGGGTGCTCCTCGACGTCTACCAGCAGGTCAGCGTCGAGGCATACCTTCGCGAGGTGCCGGTCGTCCGGGATCATCTCGCGCGGCTCGACAAGGACGCGCTGGTGGACGGCGCGTGGTGGGTGGGTCTGGTCGAAGAGTTCGACATGGTGTGA